From Danio rerio strain Tuebingen ecotype United States chromosome 7, GRCz12tu, whole genome shotgun sequence, the proteins below share one genomic window:
- the si:dkey-28d5.13 gene encoding uncharacterized protein LOC100126116 isoform 1 precursor (isoform 1 precursor is encoded by transcript variant 1): MAQTLYFPLLLIALCSISECVQRQYHFINENKNWTEAQSYCREKYTDLATVDNMNDMIQLNKSVDANYRAAWIGLQGTNVYKWHWSSGDPVFFLNWASGQPYSGDNCAVMTNGKWFVGACTATWTFICYNMSRGLVFVNQTMNWRDAQSYCRQNHIDLVSVRNQNENQQLEKFINDSQTSGSSVWIGLFSDPWQWSDQSNSSFRYWKTGQPISQTNEHRAAVEQFSQGQWSIYMSNNTNNQFPFICHEDKLIVIQQNLSWSEALRYCRQHHVDLVSVQSVEMQYKVMIMVKLASTEAVWLGLRHSCALGIWFWVSGQTVCYQNWAPGNGTSEEDCEPTVRSGAVQSGGNQTWISRPETDQLNFICRNY; encoded by the exons ATGGCTCAGACTCTATATTTCCCTCTTCTCCTCattg CTCTCTGCTCCATATCTGAATGTGTTCAGCGTCAGTATCACTTTATAAATGAGAACAAGAACTGGACTGAAGCTCAGAGTTACTGCAGAGAGAAATACACAGATCTGGCCACTGTTGACAACATGAACGACATGATCCAGCTGAACAAGAGTGTGGACGCAAATTATAGAGCTGCCTGGATTGGTCTTCAGGGTACAAATGTTTATAAATGGCATTGGTCTTCAGGTGATCCTGTGTTCTTTCTGAACTGGGCATCTGGACAACCATACAGCGGTGATAATTGTGCTGTTATGACTAATGGAAAGTGGTTTGTTGGGGCATGTACTGCCACCTGGACTTTCATCTGCTACAACA TGAGCAGAGGACTGGTGTTTGTCAATCAGACGATGAACTGGAGAGATGCTCAGAGTTACTGCAGACAGAATCACATTGATCTGGTCAGTGTGAGGAACCAGAATGAGAATCAACAGCTGGAGAAGTTCATTAATGACAGTCAGACATCTGGATCTTCAGTCTGGATCGGTCTGTTCAGTGACCCATGGCAGTGGTCAGATCAGAGCAACTCCTCATTCAGATACTGGAAAACTGGTCAACCTATTAGTCAAACTAACGAACACCGTGCAGCAGTTGAACAGTTTAGCCAGGGACAATGGAGTATATACATGTCTAATAATACCAATAACCAGTTTCCTTTTATATGTCATGAAG ATAAACTGATTGTGATCCAGCAGAATCTGTCGTGGTCTGAAGCTCTGAGATACTGCAGACAGCATCATGTGGATCTGGTCTCGGTTCAGTCAGTAGAGATGCAGTATAAGGTGATGATCATGGTTAAACTGGCGTCTACTGAGGCGGTGTGGTTGGGTTTACGTCACTCCTGTGCTTTGGGCATCTGGTTCTGGGTGAGTGGACAGACCGTGTGCTATCAGAACTGGGCTCCAGGGAACGGCACATCAGAGGAGGACTGTGAGCCCACAGTGAGATCTGGAGCAGTTCAGTCTGGAGGAAATCAGACCTGGATCAGCCGTCCTGAAACTGACCAACTCAACTTCATCTGTAGAAACTACTGA
- the si:dkey-28d5.13 gene encoding uncharacterized protein LOC100126116 isoform 2 precursor (isoform 2 precursor is encoded by transcript variant 2), producing MAQTLYFPLLLIALCSISECVQRQYHFINENKNWTEAQSYCREKYTDLATVDNMNDMIQLNKSVDANYRAAWIGLQGTNVYKWHWSSGDPVFFLNWASGQPYSGDNCAVMTNGKWFVGACTATWTFICYNNKLIVIQQNLSWSEALRYCRQHHVDLVSVQSVEMQYKVMIMVKLASTEAVWLGLRHSCALGIWFWVSGQTVCYQNWAPGNGTSEEDCEPTVRSGAVQSGGNQTWISRPETDQLNFICRNY from the exons ATGGCTCAGACTCTATATTTCCCTCTTCTCCTCattg CTCTCTGCTCCATATCTGAATGTGTTCAGCGTCAGTATCACTTTATAAATGAGAACAAGAACTGGACTGAAGCTCAGAGTTACTGCAGAGAGAAATACACAGATCTGGCCACTGTTGACAACATGAACGACATGATCCAGCTGAACAAGAGTGTGGACGCAAATTATAGAGCTGCCTGGATTGGTCTTCAGGGTACAAATGTTTATAAATGGCATTGGTCTTCAGGTGATCCTGTGTTCTTTCTGAACTGGGCATCTGGACAACCATACAGCGGTGATAATTGTGCTGTTATGACTAATGGAAAGTGGTTTGTTGGGGCATGTACTGCCACCTGGACTTTCATCTGCTACAACA ATAAACTGATTGTGATCCAGCAGAATCTGTCGTGGTCTGAAGCTCTGAGATACTGCAGACAGCATCATGTGGATCTGGTCTCGGTTCAGTCAGTAGAGATGCAGTATAAGGTGATGATCATGGTTAAACTGGCGTCTACTGAGGCGGTGTGGTTGGGTTTACGTCACTCCTGTGCTTTGGGCATCTGGTTCTGGGTGAGTGGACAGACCGTGTGCTATCAGAACTGGGCTCCAGGGAACGGCACATCAGAGGAGGACTGTGAGCCCACAGTGAGATCTGGAGCAGTTCAGTCTGGAGGAAATCAGACCTGGATCAGCCGTCCTGAAACTGACCAACTCAACTTCATCTGTAGAAACTACTGA